Proteins encoded in a region of the Uloborus diversus isolate 005 chromosome 1, Udiv.v.3.1, whole genome shotgun sequence genome:
- the LOC129219795 gene encoding sodium-dependent glucose transporter 1-like: MVLNGASMAAFDTCCNVFLLNLWGKDSDPYYQALHFTFGLGGLIAPLIAAPFLGNYNEFQSASFNYENITSFTNNVTDQLHGEEFFYNVPKITYAYSIVGAAVFLVVLLYLSTFVISPTDEYSEKDETKSSIKQNPFFFVLATSLVFAMLFIQTGTEIGYAQMLTPYAVKGKLKLPTKTGSYITSAFWAAFSISRFCSVFMAIKFTNLTLIIYDIIVTSVAAVVLTAFSNQVWALWLSSVLFGIGTASFFPAVVAWFGTYISVTNKVAGILLCSAAFGELAIPFTISFTIETTPEVFIYMVPASCACSALIVLILYLIFRNSPSNTDAEKQPSIDAHISNVSL; the protein is encoded by the coding sequence GTTGCAATGTTTTCTTACTCAATTTGTGGGGTAAAGACAGTGACCCGTACTACCAAGCCCTGCACTTTACTTTTGGACTTGGAGGTCTAATAGCTCCCCTGATTGCTGCACCTTTTCTAGGAAATTACAATGAATTCCAAAGCGCAAGTTTTAACTACGAAAACATCACATCCTTTACCAACAATGTAACAGATCAACTCCATGGCGAAGAGTTTTTCTATAATGTCCCAAAAATCACGTATGCGTATTCCATCGTGGGTGCTGCTGTATTCCTTGTAGTTCTGCTTTATCTGTCAACCTTTGTGATATCACCCACAGATGAATACAGTGAAAAAGATGAGACAAAGAGTAGCATAAAGCAAAATCCGTTCTTTTTCGTTTTAGCTACCAGCCTGGTTTTTGCGATGCTATTCATTCAAACTGGTACAGAGATTGGTTACGCACAGATGCTAACACCATATGCTGTGAAAGGAAAACTGAAACTACCAACAAAAACTGGATCTTACATCACGTCAGCATTTTGGGCTGCATTTTCCATTTCTAGGTTTTGCTCAGTCTTTATGGCAATCAAATTTACCAATTTGACATTGATAATATACGATATCATAGTAACATCTGTTGCTGCTGTGGTCTTAACGGCTTTTTCGAACCAAGTGTGGGCATTATGGCTCTCCTCAGTACTTTTCGGGATTGGAACAGCTTCCTTTTTCCCGGCCGTAGTTGCGTGGTTTGGCACATACATCAGTGTCACGAACAAAGTAGCTGGTATTTTACTGTGTAGTGCTGCCTTTGGTGAACTAGCGATACCTTTTACGATAAGCTTCACAATTGAGACTACACCTGAAGTTTTCATATACATGGTGCCAGCAAGTTGTGCATGCTCTGCTCTTATAGTGCTCATTCTCTATCTAATTTTCAGAAACAGTCCATCTAATACAGACGCTGAAAAGCAGCCCTCTATTGACGCACATATTTCAAACGTCAGTCTTTGA